A single window of Sulfitobacter sp. JL08 DNA harbors:
- a CDS encoding DUF533 domain-containing protein → MSLVKTLAKVAIGVAVAKGASSMMKGASGRSASGGAGGLEDLLGGLTGAKTGGSGRAKSASAGGGIEDLLGSLLGGSAGAGAGAGLQGGLGGLLDQLGGAQAGGLQDMIGGGTGGTAGGSNTGGLLEGLAAALGGKPATNNADFGSVLNSQFDQTPQEEIEPSAAQEAAAGIMLAAMIQAAKSDGKLDDAERTKIIDRLGDDVSREEADFVQAQLQAPVDIEGLVRQTPRGMEAQTYAMSVLGIDLDSRSEAEYLHRLAQGYGMNAATVNSIHEKMGVPSLYE, encoded by the coding sequence ATGAGTTTGGTTAAAACACTCGCCAAGGTGGCGATCGGCGTGGCAGTGGCCAAAGGCGCCAGCAGCATGATGAAAGGCGCAAGCGGACGCAGTGCGTCGGGCGGCGCGGGCGGATTGGAAGATTTGCTGGGCGGACTGACCGGTGCGAAAACAGGTGGCTCGGGCCGCGCCAAAAGCGCGAGTGCGGGTGGCGGGATCGAGGATCTGCTTGGCAGCCTGCTGGGTGGCAGTGCCGGAGCCGGTGCCGGCGCCGGGCTGCAAGGCGGTCTGGGCGGATTACTGGATCAACTGGGCGGCGCGCAGGCCGGCGGGTTGCAGGACATGATCGGCGGCGGCACCGGTGGAACTGCGGGCGGCAGCAACACAGGCGGCCTGCTGGAAGGTCTGGCGGCCGCGCTGGGGGGCAAGCCCGCAACGAACAACGCGGATTTCGGATCGGTTCTGAATTCACAGTTCGACCAGACGCCCCAGGAAGAAATCGAACCCTCTGCCGCACAGGAGGCCGCGGCCGGCATCATGCTGGCGGCGATGATCCAGGCGGCCAAATCGGATGGCAAGCTGGACGATGCCGAACGCACCAAGATCATCGACCGGCTGGGCGATGATGTATCGCGCGAAGAGGCCGATTTTGTGCAGGCCCAGTTGCAGGCCCCTGTCGATATCGAAGGTCTGGTGCGCCAGACGCCGCGTGGCATGGAAGCGCAGACCTATGCGATGTCGGTTCTGGGAATTGATCTGGACAGCCGGTCCGAGGCGGAATACCTGCACCGGCTGGCACAGGGCTATGGCATGAACGCTGCCACGGTAAACAGCATTCATGAAAAAATGGGCGTGCCCTCACTTTACGAATAG
- a CDS encoding DEAD/DEAH box helicase — MNDFSIMGLPKSLITRLTAMGITEPTPIQNQAIPHALNGRDVMGLAQTGTGKTAAFGLPLVAQMLELGGRPAPKTLRGLVLAPTRELAGQIAENLRAYAQGTPIKVAMVVGGQSINNQIKRLERGVDLLVATPGRLIDLMDRRALRLDETVFLVLDEADQMLDLGFIHALRKIAGMLPAERQTMLFSATMPKQMNELASSYLNKPIRVEVSPPGKAADKITQEVHFIAKAEKPKLLIEMLDKHRDELALVFGRTKHGCEKLMKSLVNAGYAAGSIHGNKSQGQRDRAIAAFKAGEIRVLVATDVAARGLDIPDVRHVYNFDLPNVPENYVHRIGRTARAGADGAAIAFCAPDEMGELKAIEKAMKMPVPVASGRPWESSEIPDKPKGRGGRPGGGGQKRRFGGGGGGGGAKSSAGKPGGGQRRRRSGGKGGGKPGGQRAA; from the coding sequence TTGAACGATTTTTCAATCATGGGCTTGCCCAAATCCCTGATCACCCGCCTGACGGCAATGGGGATCACGGAACCAACGCCGATCCAGAATCAGGCCATCCCCCATGCGCTGAACGGGCGCGATGTGATGGGCCTGGCGCAGACCGGCACCGGCAAGACAGCCGCATTCGGTCTGCCGCTTGTGGCGCAGATGCTGGAACTGGGCGGACGCCCGGCGCCGAAAACCTTACGCGGTCTTGTTCTGGCGCCGACGCGCGAACTGGCGGGTCAGATTGCCGAAAACCTGCGCGCCTATGCACAAGGCACCCCGATCAAGGTTGCGATGGTTGTTGGCGGTCAGTCAATCAACAATCAGATCAAACGGTTGGAGCGCGGTGTTGATCTTCTGGTGGCGACGCCGGGGCGGTTGATCGACCTGATGGACCGCCGCGCCCTGCGGCTGGACGAAACCGTTTTTCTGGTGCTGGATGAAGCCGATCAGATGCTTGATCTGGGCTTTATCCATGCCCTGCGCAAGATCGCGGGCATGTTGCCAGCCGAACGCCAGACCATGCTGTTTTCGGCCACAATGCCCAAGCAGATGAACGAACTGGCCTCGAGCTATCTGAACAAACCGATCCGGGTCGAAGTGTCGCCCCCCGGCAAAGCCGCCGACAAGATCACACAAGAGGTGCATTTTATTGCCAAGGCGGAAAAGCCCAAGCTGCTGATTGAAATGCTGGACAAGCATCGCGACGAGCTGGCGCTGGTTTTCGGGCGCACGAAACACGGGTGTGAAAAGCTGATGAAGTCGCTGGTCAACGCCGGTTATGCGGCGGGATCGATCCATGGCAACAAAAGCCAGGGCCAGCGGGATCGCGCAATCGCGGCCTTCAAGGCAGGCGAGATCCGCGTTCTTGTGGCCACCGATGTGGCCGCGCGCGGTCTGGATATCCCTGATGTGCGCCATGTTTACAATTTCGATCTGCCCAATGTGCCGGAAAACTATGTGCACCGGATCGGGCGAACAGCACGTGCGGGTGCAGATGGCGCTGCGATTGCGTTTTGTGCGCCTGACGAGATGGGCGAATTGAAGGCAATTGAAAAGGCGATGAAAATGCCGGTGCCGGTCGCGTCCGGACGGCCCTGGGAAAGTTCGGAAATACCTGACAAGCCCAAAGGTCGCGGTGGTCGCCCCGGCGGCGGTGGCCAGAAACGCCGCTTTGGCGGCGGTGGTGGCGGCGGTGGCGCAAAATCCAGCGCCGGAAAACCCGGCGGTGGCCAGCGTCGTCGCAGAAGCGGCGGCAAGGGCGGCGGCAAACCCGGTGGCCAGCGCGCGGCCTGA
- a CDS encoding Fur family transcriptional regulator, with product MTDTIIDRSAAKGLRMTEQRRVIARVLQDSDDHPDVEELYARASAIDSGISIATVYRTVKLFEEAGLLDKLEFGDGRARYEDAERDHHDHLIDMNSGEVIEFVDEEIEALQEKIARKLGYELRGHRLELYGVPIRKP from the coding sequence ATGACTGATACGATAATCGACCGCAGCGCCGCCAAGGGCCTGCGCATGACCGAACAGCGCCGCGTGATCGCGCGCGTCCTTCAGGACAGCGATGACCACCCCGATGTTGAAGAGCTTTATGCCCGCGCCAGCGCGATCGACAGCGGCATTTCAATTGCAACCGTATATAGGACGGTCAAACTGTTCGAAGAGGCCGGACTGCTGGACAAGCTTGAATTCGGCGACGGGCGCGCGCGCTATGAAGATGCGGAACGCGACCATCACGACCACCTGATTGATATGAACTCGGGCGAAGTGATTGAATTCGTCGACGAGGAAATCGAGGCATTGCAGGAAAAGATCGCGCGCAAGCTGGGCTATGAACTGCGCGGGCACCGGCTTGAGCTTTATGGTGTGCCGATCCGCAAACCGTGA
- a CDS encoding DMT family transporter — translation MDNLRGAALMIFAMLGFAIEDMFIKLMAGALPVGQIILMLGIGGATVFAALTLWQGTPLFSRLFLTRMILLRNLGELVGTLGFVTAIVLTPLSSASAILQATPLAVTLGAALFLQEQVGWRRWSAIIVGFFGVLLIIRPGLDGFDANSLFAVQGVIGLAIRDLATRQVPRTTSSMQLSFLAFLTLVPTGFILLQVNGAPLVAPDPKLWALVGGAVLLGVVSYYAIVAAMRVGDVGFVTPFRYTRLIFAMCVGVLVFGEQPDTLMLVGSAIIVGSGLFTVWRERKLYKTA, via the coding sequence ATGGACAATTTGCGCGGCGCCGCCCTGATGATCTTTGCAATGCTGGGCTTTGCGATCGAGGACATGTTTATCAAACTGATGGCCGGCGCCCTGCCTGTTGGCCAGATCATCCTGATGCTGGGGATCGGCGGCGCGACAGTGTTTGCCGCGCTGACCCTGTGGCAGGGTACGCCGCTGTTTTCCCGCCTGTTTCTGACGCGGATGATTTTGCTACGCAATCTGGGCGAACTGGTGGGCACGCTGGGCTTTGTTACCGCGATTGTGCTGACCCCGCTGTCCAGTGCATCGGCGATCCTGCAGGCAACGCCATTGGCGGTCACGCTGGGCGCGGCGCTGTTTTTGCAGGAACAGGTCGGCTGGCGGCGCTGGAGCGCCATTATCGTCGGTTTTTTCGGCGTTTTGCTGATTATCCGGCCCGGGCTGGACGGTTTTGACGCCAATTCTCTGTTCGCGGTGCAAGGGGTAATCGGGCTGGCGATCAGGGATCTGGCAACGCGGCAGGTTCCACGCACAACGTCGTCCATGCAGCTGAGTTTTCTGGCTTTTCTGACATTGGTGCCAACCGGTTTCATCCTGTTGCAGGTCAACGGTGCGCCGCTTGTCGCGCCCGATCCAAAGCTGTGGGCGCTGGTCGGGGGTGCCGTTTTGCTGGGCGTGGTGTCCTATTACGCAATTGTTGCCGCCATGCGGGTTGGCGATGTGGGGTTTGTCACACCGTTTCGCTATACCCGGCTGATCTTTGCCATGTGTGTCGGGGTTCTGGTGTTCGGGGAACAGCCCGATACGCTGATGTTGGTCGGGTCCGCCATTATCGTCGGATCGGGCCTGTTTACCGTCTGGCGCGAACGCAAACTGTATAAAACCGCTTAA
- the eno gene encoding phosphopyruvate hydratase, whose product MSTIIDIHAREILDSRGNPTVEVDVVLEDGTMGRAAVPSGASTGAYEAVERRDGDKSRYMGKGVLDAVAAVNGEIAEELLGFDATEQVGIDELMIELDGTENKSRLGANAILGVSLAVAKAAADYTSQPLFRYVGGTSARVLPVPMMNIINGGEHADNPIDIQEFMIMPVSATNIRDAVRMGSEVFHTLKKELSAAGLSTGIGDEGGFAPNISSTRDALDFILKSVEKAGYKPGEDIYLALDCAATEYYKNGKYVLSGEGKTLSSDENVAYLAALVADYPIISIEDGMSEDDWDGWKALTDALGDKVQLVGDDLFVTNPTRLSDGIARGCANSMLVKVNQIGTLTETLEAVDMAHRARYTNVMSHRSGETEDATIADLAVATNCGQIKTGSLARSDRLAKYNQLIRIEEALGETADYAGRSILR is encoded by the coding sequence ATGAGCACGATTATCGATATTCACGCACGCGAAATTCTGGACAGCCGGGGCAATCCGACTGTCGAGGTCGATGTGGTTCTGGAAGACGGCACCATGGGGCGCGCGGCGGTGCCTTCCGGGGCGTCCACCGGCGCATACGAGGCGGTGGAACGCCGTGACGGTGACAAGAGCCGGTACATGGGCAAAGGCGTTCTGGATGCCGTGGCGGCGGTCAACGGCGAAATTGCCGAAGAGTTGCTGGGTTTTGATGCCACCGAACAGGTCGGCATTGACGAATTGATGATCGAACTGGACGGCACAGAAAACAAATCGCGCCTTGGCGCGAACGCCATTCTGGGGGTCAGTCTGGCGGTGGCCAAGGCAGCCGCCGATTACACCTCGCAACCGTTGTTCCGCTATGTCGGCGGCACATCGGCGCGGGTGTTGCCGGTGCCGATGATGAACATCATCAACGGCGGTGAACATGCCGACAACCCGATCGACATTCAGGAATTCATGATCATGCCGGTCAGCGCCACCAACATCCGCGATGCGGTGCGCATGGGATCGGAAGTGTTTCACACCCTGAAAAAAGAACTGTCTGCCGCAGGTCTGAGCACAGGCATCGGTGACGAGGGTGGGTTTGCACCCAACATCAGCTCGACCCGCGATGCGCTTGATTTCATTTTGAAATCTGTTGAAAAAGCCGGATACAAACCAGGTGAGGATATCTATCTGGCGCTGGATTGTGCGGCGACGGAATATTACAAGAACGGAAAATATGTGCTGTCGGGCGAAGGCAAGACACTGAGTTCGGATGAAAACGTTGCCTATCTGGCGGCGCTGGTGGCCGATTATCCGATCATCTCGATCGAAGACGGTATGTCGGAAGATGACTGGGACGGATGGAAGGCGCTGACCGATGCGCTGGGTGACAAGGTGCAACTGGTGGGCGATGATCTGTTCGTGACCAATCCGACGCGCCTGTCAGACGGAATCGCACGCGGCTGCGCCAATTCGATGCTGGTAAAAGTCAACCAGATCGGCACCTTAACGGAAACTCTTGAAGCGGTCGATATGGCGCATCGGGCGCGCTATACCAATGTGATGTCGCATCGGTCGGGCGAAACCGAAGACGCGACAATCGCCGATCTGGCCGTTGCCACCAATTGCGGACAGATCAAGACCGGATCACTGGCGCGCTCGGACCGGCTGGCGAAATACAACCAGTTGATCCGCATCGAGGAAGCGCTGGGAGAGACCGCAGATTACGCGGGGCGGTCCATTTTAAGGTAA
- a CDS encoding glucose-6-phosphate isomerase, with amino-acid sequence MTRWISGCFLASILALSACENMTAEQRTVAGVAGGAAGGLIAAEAFDADDEWRLIAALAGAAAGTAVAQNTQTGNCAYARGDGTYYSAPCP; translated from the coding sequence ATGACCCGTTGGATTTCCGGATGTTTTCTGGCCAGCATTCTGGCCCTGTCGGCTTGTGAAAACATGACAGCCGAACAACGCACCGTTGCCGGTGTCGCAGGCGGCGCGGCGGGTGGCCTGATCGCCGCCGAAGCTTTTGATGCCGATGACGAATGGCGCCTGATTGCCGCCCTTGCGGGCGCCGCCGCGGGCACTGCCGTGGCGCAAAACACCCAGACTGGCAATTGCGCCTATGCGCGCGGTGACGGAACCTATTATTCGGCTCCTTGCCCCTAA
- a CDS encoding fatty acid desaturase yields MPKGAFQPHHPRMTHTEILKRLSVARKAHLQERSDRAGLTHLALYVGALAISTAAIVMQVPFWGFLVPVQGVLLCFLFTLSHECTHQTPFKSKWINEVVGHLCAVPVALPFVWFRYFHLAHHKYTNDPERDPELEGGGRPSGWRGYLIYLSGWGYWRNGLTMLWVNAFGTPDAPYLSDRLLPRLRREARIILAIYAAALISLFLTPLLFWIWLLPVLVGQPVLRAYLLAEHGLCPPVADMLENSRTTYTTRVVRFLAWNMPYHAEHHSFPAVPFYRLPEFHADVQAHLKSTSAGYGEFTADYLRHLAR; encoded by the coding sequence TTGCCAAAGGGAGCATTTCAGCCGCACCATCCGCGCATGACCCATACCGAGATTCTGAAACGGCTAAGCGTCGCGCGAAAAGCGCATTTGCAGGAACGATCCGATCGCGCCGGCCTGACGCATCTTGCGCTGTATGTCGGGGCGTTGGCGATCAGTACGGCGGCCATTGTGATGCAGGTGCCGTTTTGGGGTTTCCTTGTTCCGGTTCAGGGCGTTCTGCTGTGCTTTCTGTTCACCCTAAGCCATGAATGCACACATCAGACTCCGTTCAAAAGCAAATGGATCAACGAAGTCGTGGGGCATCTTTGCGCGGTGCCGGTTGCCCTGCCCTTTGTCTGGTTCCGCTATTTCCATCTGGCACATCACAAATATACTAACGATCCCGAACGCGATCCCGAACTGGAAGGCGGCGGCCGCCCCAGCGGATGGCGCGGGTATCTGATCTATCTTAGCGGCTGGGGCTATTGGAGAAACGGATTGACCATGCTTTGGGTCAATGCCTTTGGCACACCGGATGCGCCCTATTTGTCTGATCGCCTGCTGCCCCGCCTTCGGCGCGAGGCGCGGATCATTCTGGCGATCTATGCCGCCGCGCTGATCAGTCTGTTCCTTACGCCACTTCTGTTCTGGATCTGGCTGCTGCCTGTGCTGGTCGGGCAACCGGTGCTGCGCGCCTATCTGCTGGCCGAACACGGGCTTTGCCCGCCGGTGGCCGATATGCTGGAAAATTCACGCACCACTTACACCACGCGCGTGGTGCGGTTTCTGGCATGGAACATGCCTTATCACGCGGAACACCACAGCTTTCCGGCGGTGCCGTTCTATCGCCTGCCGGAATTTCATGCCGATGTGCAGGCCCATCTGAAATCCACATCCGCCGGGTACGGGGAATTTACGGCAGATTATCTTCGCCATCTGGCGCGCTGA
- a CDS encoding anhydro-N-acetylmuramic acid kinase has protein sequence MNRARTQANPVRALGAMSGTSLDGVDAAVVDTDGHTVFGFGPTAYRPYSDQERAVLRAALGQWTGDAVIAAARVVDAAHQEVLSGFDGIDLVGFHGQTLAHAPRLQGTLQVGDGSALAEHLNVPVVWDFRSTDVEMGGEGAPLAPFFHFACARWIGATEPVAFLNLGGVGNLTYVDPSFDTPQQDGALLAFDTGPANAPVNDLMQARQGVPYDADGATAAQGQVEQGALELFLAEPFFARMPPKSLDRNDFSDMIALVNELSDADAAATLTAMCAAGVMEAMQHCPSPPARVLVTGGGRHNPVLMEMLNVSLDCPAVPVEEVGLNGDMLEAQAFAYLAVRVARGLPTSCPGTTGVRAAVGGGTISAPDGEDNLP, from the coding sequence ATGAATCGGGCCAGGACACAGGCAAATCCGGTGCGCGCCCTTGGCGCAATGTCGGGCACATCGCTGGACGGGGTCGATGCCGCCGTGGTGGACACCGATGGCCACACGGTATTCGGCTTTGGTCCGACAGCTTATCGCCCGTATTCGGATCAGGAACGCGCGGTGTTGCGCGCGGCGCTGGGGCAATGGACCGGCGATGCCGTGATTGCCGCCGCCCGCGTGGTGGATGCCGCCCATCAGGAGGTGCTGTCGGGTTTTGACGGGATCGATCTGGTGGGTTTTCATGGCCAGACACTGGCTCATGCGCCCCGCCTTCAGGGCACATTGCAGGTGGGTGACGGATCGGCGCTGGCGGAACATCTGAATGTGCCGGTGGTCTGGGATTTTCGCAGCACCGATGTTGAAATGGGCGGCGAGGGCGCGCCGCTGGCGCCGTTTTTCCATTTCGCCTGTGCCAGGTGGATTGGTGCAACCGAACCGGTGGCGTTTCTCAATCTGGGTGGCGTCGGAAACCTGACCTATGTCGATCCGTCCTTTGATACGCCACAACAGGACGGCGCCTTGCTGGCCTTTGATACCGGCCCCGCCAATGCGCCGGTCAACGATCTGATGCAGGCGCGCCAAGGCGTGCCCTATGATGCCGATGGCGCGACAGCCGCCCAGGGGCAGGTGGAGCAGGGCGCGCTGGAGCTGTTTCTTGCCGAGCCCTTTTTCGCAAGAATGCCGCCGAAGTCCCTGGACAGAAATGATTTTTCAGACATGATCGCGCTGGTGAACGAGCTGAGCGATGCCGATGCCGCCGCCACGCTGACCGCAATGTGTGCCGCCGGTGTGATGGAGGCCATGCAGCATTGCCCAAGCCCGCCCGCGCGCGTGCTGGTGACGGGCGGTGGGCGGCACAATCCGGTGCTGATGGAAATGCTGAACGTGTCGCTGGATTGCCCCGCCGTCCCGGTGGAAGAGGTCGGCCTGAACGGGGATATGCTGGAGGCGCAGGCCTTTGCCTATCTGGCGGTGCGTGTGGCGCGCGGATTGCCCACATCCTGTCCCGGCACCACGGGCGTGCGTGCGGCGGTGGGCGGTGGCACGATCAGCGCGCCAGATGGCGAAGATAATCTGCCGTAA
- the tyrS gene encoding tyrosine--tRNA ligase: MTYHPKSDFIAVMMQRGFLADCTDYQGLDEALLKGGQPGYIGFDATAKSLHVGSLIQIMMLRWLQKTGNKPITLMGGGTTKVGDPSFRADERPLLTPEAIDANIAGIKDVFSAYLTYGDGPSDAMMINNAEWLDDLNYLDFLRDIGRHFSINRMLSFESVKSRLDREQSLSFLEFNYMILQAYDFMELYRRYGCILQMGGSDQWGNIVNGIDLTRRVIDAEVYGLTSPLLTTSDGKKMGKSQSGAIWLNPEMLSPYEFWQFWRNTTDADVGRFLKLYTELPVDECDRLGALQGSEINEAKVRLANEVTTLLHGAHAAETAEATAREVFEKGGVGDDLPTLTLTAADVGEGISIVQLIVKSGLAGSGKEAKRLIAENGARLDDVPLTDAGLMLNAAALSSPIKLSAGKKRHALVQVAGS; the protein is encoded by the coding sequence ATGACGTATCACCCAAAATCGGATTTCATCGCCGTGATGATGCAACGCGGATTTCTCGCGGATTGCACCGATTATCAGGGGCTGGACGAGGCTTTGCTGAAAGGTGGCCAACCCGGCTATATCGGGTTTGATGCGACAGCCAAATCTCTGCATGTCGGATCACTGATCCAAATCATGATGCTGCGCTGGCTGCAAAAGACCGGCAACAAACCGATCACCCTGATGGGCGGCGGCACCACTAAGGTGGGCGATCCGTCTTTTCGCGCCGATGAACGCCCGCTGCTGACACCGGAAGCGATCGATGCCAATATCGCGGGCATCAAGGACGTGTTCAGCGCCTACCTGACATATGGGGACGGGCCGAGCGACGCGATGATGATCAACAACGCCGAATGGCTGGATGATCTGAACTATCTGGATTTCCTGCGCGACATCGGACGGCATTTTTCGATCAACCGGATGCTGAGTTTTGAAAGCGTCAAATCGCGGCTGGACCGAGAACAATCGCTGTCGTTCCTTGAATTCAACTACATGATCCTGCAAGCCTATGATTTCATGGAGCTTTACCGCCGATACGGGTGCATTCTGCAAATGGGCGGGTCCGACCAGTGGGGTAATATCGTCAACGGGATCGATCTGACGCGGCGCGTGATCGACGCGGAAGTCTATGGATTGACCTCTCCGCTGCTGACCACGTCGGACGGCAAGAAGATGGGCAAATCGCAATCGGGCGCGATCTGGCTGAACCCCGAAATGCTAAGCCCATACGAATTCTGGCAATTCTGGCGCAACACCACCGACGCGGATGTGGGCCGGTTCCTCAAGCTTTATACCGAACTGCCGGTTGACGAATGCGACCGTCTGGGGGCCTTGCAGGGATCGGAAATCAACGAAGCCAAGGTGCGCCTTGCCAACGAGGTGACAACCCTGCTGCACGGTGCGCATGCGGCCGAAACCGCAGAAGCGACCGCACGCGAAGTGTTCGAAAAGGGCGGTGTGGGCGATGATCTGCCGACCCTGACGCTGACGGCGGCAGACGTGGGTGAAGGCATTTCGATTGTGCAACTGATCGTGAAATCGGGCCTTGCAGGATCAGGCAAGGAAGCCAAACGCCTGATCGCGGAAAACGGCGCCCGTCTGGATGATGTGCCATTGACGGATGCGGGCCTGATGCTGAACGCCGCCGCCCTGTCCAGCCCCATCAAGCTGAGCGCGGGCAAGAAACGGCACGCTTTGGTGCAGGTGGCGGGCAGCTAG
- a CDS encoding aromatic ring-hydroxylating oxygenase subunit alpha gives MNVRSPESSPLLGHCPPSLPAKAYYDGAWFDRESMAIWARNWVYAGRIDAFRPRTIRRIDIAGDNVIVACDDNNALRAYFNTCRHRGAELCSAHQQDYNGRLIRCPYHAWAYDNEGALVSTGYATPTHDFDKALHGLFPVALHQWNGCVFLCLADTPPPFEPDMGVAALDNWPMDRLVTGHILEKQLACNWKVFWENYNECLHCPGIHKGLSDMVPIYRKGIMSDEEDADWSADQGHSAALKDDARSWTVNGQACGPEFPDLTPRERAIAHNFVTIYPSTYIVAHVDYVRIVSMTPLAPEITQLRAEWLFLPETLAQAGFDLANVTDFATTVLLEDGAACEMNQRGLKSSRFEQGRLMPQEFDIHAFHKWVLNQLEPWQ, from the coding sequence ATGAACGTGCGATCCCCCGAATCCTCGCCTCTTTTGGGGCACTGCCCGCCAAGCCTGCCTGCCAAAGCCTATTATGATGGCGCGTGGTTTGATCGTGAAAGCATGGCAATATGGGCACGAAACTGGGTCTATGCGGGCCGCATTGATGCGTTCCGGCCCCGCACCATCCGCAGGATCGACATTGCCGGCGACAACGTGATCGTGGCCTGTGACGATAACAACGCCTTGCGGGCCTATTTCAATACCTGCCGCCACCGCGGGGCCGAACTGTGCAGTGCGCACCAACAGGACTATAACGGGCGCTTGATCCGTTGCCCCTATCACGCATGGGCCTATGATAACGAAGGCGCGCTGGTATCCACGGGCTATGCCACACCAACCCACGATTTTGACAAGGCACTACACGGCCTGTTTCCGGTGGCCCTGCACCAATGGAACGGCTGTGTCTTTCTGTGCCTTGCGGACACGCCGCCACCGTTTGAACCCGATATGGGCGTTGCCGCGCTGGACAACTGGCCGATGGACCGTCTTGTCACCGGTCACATTCTGGAAAAGCAACTGGCCTGCAATTGGAAGGTGTTCTGGGAAAACTACAACGAATGCCTGCATTGCCCCGGTATTCACAAGGGGCTAAGCGACATGGTCCCGATCTATCGCAAGGGCATCATGTCGGACGAGGAAGATGCGGACTGGTCCGCGGATCAGGGACACAGCGCCGCTTTGAAGGACGATGCACGCAGTTGGACGGTAAACGGACAAGCCTGCGGACCTGAGTTTCCGGACCTGACACCACGCGAACGGGCCATCGCGCATAATTTTGTCACGATCTATCCATCCACTTATATCGTGGCGCATGTAGATTACGTGCGTATCGTATCGATGACTCCGCTGGCGCCCGAGATCACGCAGTTAAGGGCGGAATGGCTGTTCCTGCCCGAAACTCTGGCGCAAGCCGGTTTCGATCTGGCCAATGTCACGGATTTTGCCACAACCGTCTTGCTGGAAGACGGCGCCGCCTGCGAAATGAACCAGCGCGGGCTGAAATCATCGCGCTTTGAACAGGGCCGTCTGATGCCGCAGGAATTCGACATTCACGCATTTCACAAATGGGTGCTGAACCAGCTTGAGCCTTGGCAATAA
- a CDS encoding Lin0512 family protein yields MSDQRMIIEMGMGNDLYGMDYTKAAARAIEDAIRHSSIPMFEALGISHDAMRVQVTVGVQDPDAVDVASLARNLPRGRAKVQAVLGGLNVHNPDTGGTIVIASAAVEAFVPAQDGWVLRD; encoded by the coding sequence ATGAGTGATCAGCGGATGATTATCGAAATGGGCATGGGCAACGATCTTTACGGTATGGATTACACCAAGGCCGCCGCCCGCGCGATCGAAGACGCGATCCGCCATTCTTCGATCCCGATGTTCGAGGCATTGGGGATCAGCCACGATGCCATGCGGGTACAGGTTACGGTGGGGGTGCAAGACCCCGATGCGGTTGATGTCGCATCGCTGGCCCGCAATCTGCCGCGCGGGCGGGCGAAGGTGCAGGCCGTTCTGGGCGGGTTGAACGTGCACAACCCCGATACCGGCGGTACCATCGTGATCGCATCTGCCGCGGTCGAGGCATTTGTGCCTGCGCAGGACGGGTGGGTTTTGCGGGATTAA
- a CDS encoding Lin0512 family protein: MHRLLTEFGMGTLLRRGDYTEAARRAVKDALWHNSINMAELFGFPKDAMILTVEIGVQHPDAVDIDVIRAVFPYGRPDIVVRHGGLDIARPDGDGHAPIIANAALSVSFDMERAG; the protein is encoded by the coding sequence ATGCACAGGCTACTGACGGAATTCGGGATGGGCACATTGTTGCGGCGCGGCGATTACACCGAAGCGGCGCGCCGTGCGGTCAAGGACGCGCTATGGCACAATTCGATCAACATGGCGGAACTGTTCGGCTTTCCCAAGGACGCGATGATCCTGACGGTCGAGATCGGTGTGCAACATCCCGATGCGGTGGACATCGATGTGATCAGGGCGGTGTTCCCTTACGGGCGCCCTGATATCGTGGTGCGTCACGGCGGGCTGGACATTGCACGCCCCGATGGTGACGGGCACGCCCCGATCATTGCCAATGCCGCGCTGTCGGTCAGTTTTGATATGGAGCGGGCGGGATGA